The following proteins are encoded in a genomic region of Cryptococcus neoformans var. neoformans JEC21 chromosome 2 sequence:
- a CDS encoding serine/threonine-protein kinase nrc-2, putative translates to MSSLASAPPTASIPASDSYNSPVQSSGPGLSNGNSTPSKWKSVFKLGRTATIGRGKENRSALGGESFVLDNKEQQSFAGEVSPAVPTEPYLPPRKTQLRAHTDPYPPKSPSVKNNPGSVSVEHFDSKVLHEEGMPKTREEGSSESFNVHLNSSNGNLQTTSTSGEQSRPYSSVTDSASASTTERTSHSSGGHFLPGDGSLHGVASSNTYGTASTRSPTGGPLGIGNLKSRFFSAPLSAPAGKNKHDKSKSEKYRGLGKVATDFPQSTAPPSSAGGASSSGGGRKKSDGSSSLSSRGAASPRTPAKSKREPSANSSRRMPFGQTNDNGSNSGSVAARFLRRVVSAPNTKALFSNNLFSNAPDVPPLPAPKNQPNSSTSSKEKSSSPVVIVGNSGGHIDLTSSPDSDHPPSISPLSNSSTMYTSQTSHTPSASASATPTPSPLKQKNHFLSPTASPSPGQGSGLSAKGTRASRSLTTGTAPVLKNIRQLQGYSGSSPGGGGYMDGESRHKQVFKRTYSSNSIKTKQVEVTASSFQKIKLLGKGDVGKVYLVREKKTDKLFAMKVLSKKEMIKRNKIKRALAEQEILATANHPFIVTLFHSFQSQDYLFFVLDYCMGGEFFRALQTRPGKCLSEEHAKFYAAEVTAALEYLHLNGYIYRDLKPENILLHQSGHIMLSDFDLSKQSGEAGGAPAAIRHGGPNGQTILVDTRSCIADFRTNSFVGTEEYIAPEVIKGHSHSSAVDWWTLGILVYEMIFATTPFKGPNRNATFANVMKNEVLFPESVPVSSNCKSCIRKLLIKDENKRLGSASGASEVKQHKWFASVNWGLLRNMTPPIIPEESNGIDTINFRPLRESKSIDFDRDDITTDIIHAKAGSPSVSGNSTPGMLTPKELVQTTSSSSPIGGGAGGTSGHSSSAMPIPGSMRGYDKEKNPFGEFSSVTRDFGEC, encoded by the exons ATGTCGTCTCTCGCGTCCGCTCCCCCTACAGCATCCATACCCGCCTCCGACTCCTACAACTCCCCCGTCCAGTCCTCCGGCCCAGGTTTAAGCAACGGCAACAGTACTCCGTCAAAGTGGAAGAGTGTCTTTAAACTTGGGAGGACAGCGACAATAGGGAGGGGTAAAGAGAATAGATCAGCGTTGGGTGGTGAGAGCTTTGTGCTGGATAACAAGGAACAACAGTCATTTGCAGGTGAAGTCTCGCCTGCGGTGCCAACAGAACCTTACCTTCCCCCTCGTAAAACACAACTTCGCGCTCATACCGACCCTTACCCACCTAAATCGCCCAGCGTCAAAAACAACCCTGGTAGTGTGAGCGTTGAACACTTTGATTCTAAAGTACTTCACGAAGAAGGCATGCCGAAGacgagagaagagggttCGAGTGAGAGTTTCAATGTCCATCTCAACTCGAGTAATGGAAATCTCCAAACAACATCGACCTCGGGTGAACAGTCGCGACCTTATTCGTCTGTGACGGATTCTGCGTCTGCATCTACTACAGAGCGTACTTCGCATTCTTCCGGCGGTCACTTCCTCCCGGGAGATGGGAGTTTACATGGTGTCGCCTCGTCAAACACCTACGGGACCGCGTCTACTCGTTCACCCACTGGCGGTCCGCTTGGGATTGGGAACTTGAAAAGCCGATTTTTCTCAGCACCCTTATCTGCACCAGCGGGTAAGAACAAGCACGATAAGAGTAAGAGCGAAAAGTACCGTGGTCTAGGAAAAGTCGCTACCGATTTCCCCCAGTCCACCGCACCACCATCCAGTGCAGGAGGAGCGTCAAGCagtggtggagggaggaagaagagtgatgGTTCATCGTCGCTTTCGTCGAGAGGCGCAGCGTCACCGCGAACGCCCGCGAAATCGAAGCGCGAACCGTCAGCCAACTCTTCTAGGCGAATGCCGTTTGGGCAGACTAACGATAATGGAAGCAACTCTGGATCAGTAGCCGCGAGGTTTCTCCGACGGGTGGTCTCTGCCCCAAACACAAAagccctcttctccaataaCCTTTTCAGCAACGCTCCTGATGTACCGCCATTACCTGCACCCAAGAATCAGCCTAACAGCTCAACTtccagcaaggaaaagtcCTCATCACCTGTAGTGATCGTCGGCAACTCTGGAGGACATATCGACCTCACTTCTTCCCCGGATAGCGACCACCCGCCATCTATCAGTCCATTAtccaactcttccacaATGTATACCTCGCAGACATCACATACCCCCTCAGCCTCAGCCTCAGCGACTCCTACCCCCTCGCCTCTCAAGCAGAAGAACCATTTTTTGAGCCCGACGGCTTCTCCTAGTCCGGGTCAAGGATCGGGGCTTTCTGCCAAAGGAACAAGAGCGAGTAGGAGCTTGACGACAGGTACGGCGCCGGTACTGAAAAATATCAGACAGCTCCAGGGATATTCGGGGTCAAGTCCCGGGGGAGGTGGGTATATGGATGGGGAGAGCAGGCATAAGCAGGTATTTAAGAGGACGTATAGTAGTAATTCTATAAAGACCAAACAG GTTGAAGTGACGGCGTCATCGTTCCAGAAGATAAAACTGCTGGGTAAAGGAGATGTTGGGAAAGTGTATTtggtgagggagaagaagacggataAGCTGTTTGCTATGAAGG TGTTATcgaaaaaggagatgatCAAGCGAAACAAGATCAAACGCGCTCTCGCTGAGCAAGAAATCCTCGCAACAGCAAACCACCCATTCATCGTCACCTTGTTCCACTCGTTCCAATCGCAAGAttacctcttcttcgttcttgATTACTGTATGGGCGGTGAATTCTTCCGTGCGTTGCAGACGAGACCGGGGAAATGTTTGTCGGAGGAGCATGCCAAGTTTTATGCGGCGGAAGTAACGGCAGCATTAGAGTATCTTCATTTGAATGGGTATATCTACCGCGATTTGAAACCTGAGA atatcctcctccaccagtCGGGACATATCATGCTTTCTGATTTCGACCTCTCAAAGCAGTCTGGTGAAGCGGGTGGTGCGCCAGCAGCTATACGTCATGGTGGACCTAACGGC CAAACGATACTGGTAGATACGCGTTCGTGTATAGCGGATTTCAGAACCAACTCGTTTGTCGGTACGGAAGAGTATATTGCACCAGAGGTTATTAAGGGACATAGTCATTCCTCGGCTGTGGATTGGTGGACGCTGGGTATTTTGGTTTATGAGATGATT TTTGCGACGACACCATTCAAGGGTCCAAATAGGAACGCGACATTCGCGAATGtcatgaagaatgaagTCCTCTTCCCTGAATCAGTACCCGTTTCAAG CAATTGCAAATCATGTATTCGCAAGCTTTTGATCAAAGATGAGAACAAGCGTCTTGGTTCTGCGTCTGGTGCGAGCGAAGTGAAGCAGCACAAGTGGTTTGCATCGGTGAACTGGGGTTTGTTGAGGAATATGACACCGCCT ATTATCCCCGAGGAATCAAATGGAATTGATACAATAAATTTCCGACCTTTAAGAGAAAGCAAGAGCATAGATTTCGATCGAGACGATATT ACTACCGACATCATCCACGCCAAAGCAGGTTCTCCTTCCGTCTCTGGGAACTCTACTCCAGGTATGCTCACCCCTAAGGAGCTCGTCCAAACAacgtcatcatcgtcaccCATCGGTGGTGGAGCTGGCGGTACATCTGGCCACTCTTCGTCAGCGATGCCAATACCAGGCTCGATGCGGGGATATgataaggagaagaacCCGTTTGGGGAGTTTAGCAGTGTGACAAGAGATTTTGGGGAGTGCTAA
- a CDS encoding iron-sulfur cluster assembly-related protein, putative, producing MMRNTILRSTAAMASTSFARPAVRARPVLAAARTMGAGAGVSKRGYHAKVIDHYENPRNVGNLPKGDFDVGTGLVGAPACGDVMKLQIRVGEDGVISEVKFKTFGCGSAIASSSYMTERVKGMTLDQAGAVKNTEIAKELCLPPVKLHCSLLAEDAIKSAIKDYQTKRAQRLASANATLASSSSQPQQAAA from the exons ATGATGCGAAACACTATCCTCCGATCGACCGCCGCTATGgcttccacctctttcgCTCGACCTGCTGTTCGAGCTCGACCTGTACTCGCCGCTGCTCGAACGATGGGTGCCGGCGCTGGTGTTTCCAAGAGGGGATACCACGCCAAGGTCATTGACCACTATGAGAATCCTCGTAAC GTTGGCAACCTTCCCAAGGGTGACTTTGATGTTGGAACTGGTCTTGTTGGTGCCCCCGCCTGTGGCGA CGTTATGAAGCTTCAAATCCGAGTAGGCGAAGACGGTGTCATCAGCGAAGTCAAGTTCAAGACGTTCGGTTGTGGTTCTGCTATCGCCTCATCGTCATATATGACTGAACGAGTAAAGGGCATGACCCTTGATCAGGCGGGTGCGGTGAAGAACACTGAGATTGCCAAGGAGCTCTGTCTTCCTCCTGTAAAGT TGCACTGCTCTCTCCTTGCGGAAGATGCTATCAAGTCTGCCATCAAGGACTACCAGACCAAGCGAGCTCAGCGACTTGCATCTGCCAACGCTACtcttgcctcttcatcgtctcaGCCTCAACAGGCTGCTGCGTAA